One genomic region from Nostoc sphaeroides encodes:
- the ruvB gene encoding Holliday junction branch migration DNA helicase RuvB yields MAIISSKKQPPEPNGEPKQLRESAKAPSTENILKPEAAIDEQEQQEEGIRPHRFADYIGQKDLKDVLDIAIKAAKSRGEVLDHLLLYGPPGLGKTTMAMILASEMGVNYKITSAPALERPRDIVGLLVNMKPGDILFVDEIHRLSRMTEEILYPAMEDYRLDITIGKGSSARIRSLPLSKFTLVGATTRVGALTSPLRDRFGLIQKLRFYEVDELTQIVLRTAQLLKTPITEDGATEIARRSRGTPRIANRLLKRVRDYAEVKISGEINETIASEALQLFQVDPCGLDWTDRQMLSVIIEQFNGGPVGLETMAATTGEDTQTIEEVYEPYLMQIGYLTRTHRGRMATKAAYKHLGFTPPNEQLSLL; encoded by the coding sequence ATGGCGATAATCTCCTCGAAAAAACAGCCTCCAGAACCCAACGGAGAACCAAAGCAGCTTCGAGAGTCGGCGAAAGCACCATCCACAGAAAATATTCTGAAGCCTGAAGCTGCTATTGATGAACAAGAACAGCAGGAAGAGGGTATTCGGCCACACCGATTTGCTGATTACATTGGGCAAAAAGATTTAAAGGATGTGCTAGATATTGCCATCAAAGCAGCCAAGTCTCGTGGTGAGGTGCTGGATCATTTGCTGCTGTATGGGCCGCCGGGATTGGGAAAAACCACAATGGCAATGATTTTAGCATCGGAAATGGGGGTAAATTACAAAATTACCAGTGCGCCAGCCCTAGAACGTCCACGGGATATTGTTGGGCTACTGGTGAATATGAAACCAGGTGATATTTTATTTGTTGATGAAATTCATCGCCTCTCGCGGATGACAGAGGAAATTCTCTATCCGGCGATGGAAGATTATCGGTTAGATATTACTATTGGTAAGGGTTCTAGCGCTCGGATTAGAAGTTTGCCGCTATCAAAGTTTACCCTAGTGGGTGCTACAACCCGTGTCGGCGCTTTAACTTCACCACTGCGCGATCGCTTCGGTTTAATTCAAAAACTGCGATTTTACGAAGTTGACGAACTGACTCAAATTGTACTGCGAACCGCTCAATTACTCAAAACCCCAATTACAGAAGATGGTGCCACAGAAATTGCCCGTCGTTCACGCGGAACGCCACGGATTGCTAATAGGCTACTAAAACGGGTGCGTGATTATGCGGAAGTAAAAATATCTGGGGAGATTAATGAAACCATCGCATCGGAAGCACTGCAACTATTCCAAGTAGATCCTTGCGGTTTAGATTGGACAGATCGGCAAATGCTGAGTGTGATAATTGAACAATTTAATGGCGGGCCAGTGGGGTTGGAAACAATGGCAGCAACGACAGGTGAAGATACTCAAACAATTGAAGAGGTGTATGAACCTTACCTGATGCAGATTGGGTATTTAACTCGGACTCATCGTGGGAGAATGGCAACTAAGGCAGCATATAAGCATTTGGGGTTTACACCGCCTAATGAACAATTGTCATTATTATGA
- the hisF gene encoding imidazole glycerol phosphate synthase subunit HisF, with protein MLSKRILPCLDVKAGRVVKGVNFVNLQDAGDPVELAKVYNEAGADELVFLDITATHEDRATILDVVYRTAEQVFIPLTVGGGIQSLENVKALLRAGADKVSINSAAVRDPELINRASDRFGNQCIVVAIDARRRNNPENPGWDVYVRGGRENTGLDALLWAQEVEKRGAGELLVTSMDADGTQAGYDIEITRAIANAVEIPVIASGGAGNCEHIYTALTQGKAEAALLASLLHYGQLSVAEIKNYLRDRNVPVRILS; from the coding sequence ATGTTATCTAAAAGAATCTTACCGTGCTTAGATGTAAAGGCGGGACGGGTTGTAAAAGGAGTTAACTTTGTTAATCTCCAAGATGCAGGCGATCCGGTAGAACTGGCCAAGGTTTACAACGAAGCCGGTGCTGATGAGTTAGTATTTCTGGATATTACAGCTACTCATGAAGACCGAGCTACAATTTTAGATGTAGTCTACCGAACTGCTGAACAGGTCTTTATTCCATTGACTGTGGGTGGTGGCATTCAATCCTTAGAAAATGTTAAAGCTTTGTTACGAGCGGGCGCAGATAAGGTTAGTATTAATTCTGCGGCGGTGCGTGATCCAGAGTTGATTAATCGGGCCAGCGATCGCTTTGGTAATCAGTGCATAGTTGTTGCAATTGATGCCAGACGCAGAAATAACCCGGAGAATCCAGGTTGGGATGTGTATGTGCGGGGTGGCAGGGAAAATACAGGCTTAGATGCTCTACTGTGGGCACAAGAAGTTGAAAAACGGGGGGCCGGTGAACTGCTAGTAACAAGTATGGATGCTGATGGAACCCAAGCTGGGTATGACATTGAGATCACACGGGCAATTGCCAATGCTGTAGAAATTCCAGTTATTGCTTCAGGTGGTGCAGGTAATTGTGAACATATCTACACAGCCCTAACCCAAGGCAAAGCTGAAGCAGCATTACTCGCATCTCTGTTACATTACGGACAATTAAGCGTAGCAGAAATCAAAAATTACTTGCGCGATCGCAACGTGCCAGTAAGAATATTATCTTGA
- a CDS encoding ATP-binding protein: MNSPPRPPTTNHLRGHPREFKQIIQEKSQNFVGREFVFTAINNFLDRDRHGYFTIIGAPGSGKSAILAKYVTNNPQVIYYNAELEGKNRADEFLINICTQLINQYSLNYTSLPDNATEGSWFFSSLLQQISDELEPHQKLIIAIDGLNCIDRNSQPPSTNLFYLPRYLPDKVYFLLTRRPFLREKSGLLIETPSQSLDLADYPEENRRDIQAYIQNYLTPLTPLPYEGRGGQDYSPPLVGEGLGERSSLKSWLSNHQINEQEFCDRITTLSEDNFMYVSQIIDAIAENFYPESFESNQLPPGLEAYYQQHLHKMFPPEQDTEHSTDVLNVLIQQQKAISVEALAQTTAAIAQIIDTDEYEVEEVLENWLEFLQQQKIASETHYSLYHSNFRDWLGKQAFKTF; the protein is encoded by the coding sequence ATGAATTCACCACCCAGACCACCCACTACTAATCATCTCAGAGGACATCCAAGGGAATTTAAGCAAATCATTCAAGAAAAAAGCCAAAACTTTGTCGGTCGTGAATTTGTCTTCACGGCTATTAATAACTTTCTCGACCGCGATCGCCACGGTTACTTCACTATCATTGGCGCACCCGGTAGCGGTAAAAGTGCCATCCTCGCCAAATATGTGACAAACAATCCTCAAGTTATTTATTACAATGCCGAACTTGAGGGTAAAAATCGTGCTGACGAATTTCTCATAAATATCTGCACGCAACTCATTAATCAATACTCGCTTAATTACACCTCTCTCCCAGATAACGCCACAGAGGGAAGTTGGTTTTTCTCTAGTCTTCTCCAGCAAATCAGCGATGAGTTAGAACCTCATCAAAAACTGATAATTGCCATTGATGGGTTGAATTGCATTGACCGCAACAGCCAACCACCCAGTACAAATCTGTTTTATCTCCCCCGCTATCTCCCGGATAAAGTCTATTTCCTCCTCACTCGTAGACCTTTCTTGCGCGAGAAGTCGGGTTTATTAATTGAAACACCGTCGCAAAGTCTTGATTTAGCAGATTATCCAGAAGAAAATCGGCGGGATATTCAAGCATATATTCAAAATTACCTAACCCCCCTAACCCCCCTTCCCTACGAGGGAAGGGGGGGACAAGATTACTCCCCTCCCCTTGTAGGGGAGGGGTTGGGGGAGAGGTCAAGTCTTAAATCTTGGCTGAGTAATCACCAGATTAATGAGCAAGAATTCTGCGATCGCATCACCACTTTGAGCGAAGATAATTTTATGTATGTTAGCCAGATCATAGATGCGATCGCAGAAAATTTCTACCCGGAATCTTTCGAGTCCAATCAACTCCCGCCTGGTTTAGAAGCATATTATCAGCAGCATTTACACAAAATGTTTCCACCCGAACAAGACACGGAACATAGCACAGATGTGTTAAATGTCTTAATACAGCAGCAAAAAGCAATATCAGTGGAAGCTTTGGCGCAGACCACCGCAGCGATCGCACAAATCATTGATACTGATGAGTATGAAGTCGAAGAAGTGCTAGAAAATTGGCTAGAGTTCTTACAACAACAAAAAATCGCCTCAGAAACCCATTACAGTCTCTATCATTCCAACTTTCGAGACTGGCTAGGTAAACAAGCATTTAAAACCTTCTGA
- a CDS encoding DUF3368 domain-containing protein, which produces MSIKHIIINSSPLIVLFKSKQAELLPQLFKEIIVPEGVFTEVTSAGEDDAASRQLPSVSWIQVVKITAVTPEVAAWDLGLGESQVLSLALETLDCAAIVDDRAARRCGQSLGITTIGTGGLLVLAKRRGIILSVSPGIQALRDAGLWLSDTLVNLLKQQAGE; this is translated from the coding sequence ATGTCGATTAAGCACATTATTATCAACTCTTCACCTCTGATTGTGCTGTTTAAAAGTAAACAAGCAGAATTACTCCCACAACTATTCAAAGAAATCATAGTTCCAGAAGGTGTTTTTACAGAAGTTACCTCAGCAGGAGAAGATGATGCGGCATCAAGACAATTACCCAGCGTTTCTTGGATACAAGTAGTGAAAATTACGGCTGTAACTCCTGAAGTTGCTGCTTGGGATTTGGGTTTAGGAGAGTCACAAGTATTAAGTCTAGCTTTGGAAACTTTAGATTGTGCAGCCATTGTTGATGATAGAGCCGCAAGGCGTTGCGGTCAATCGCTGGGCATTACTACTATTGGCACAGGAGGCTTACTAGTACTAGCAAAACGACGCGGCATAATTTTAAGCGTATCTCCCGGAATTCAAGCTTTACGTGATGCAGGTTTATGGTTATCTGATACTTTAGTGAATTTGCTTAAACAACAGGCTGGAGAATAG
- a CDS encoding UPF0175 family protein: MKTVPIQLPSTVFSALRKNPEEFVQEMRIAAAVKWYELGEISQAKAAEVAGLTRAEFINALSRYRVDFMQYTPEELAQEIANVD, from the coding sequence ATGAAAACAGTACCAATCCAATTACCATCAACGGTATTCTCGGCACTCCGCAAGAACCCTGAAGAATTCGTTCAAGAAATGCGAATCGCTGCCGCAGTAAAATGGTATGAGTTAGGCGAAATATCTCAAGCAAAAGCAGCAGAAGTGGCTGGACTAACACGCGCAGAGTTTATTAATGCTTTATCGCGTTACCGAGTTGATTTTATGCAATATACTCCAGAAGAACTAGCCCAAGAAATCGCAAATGTCGATTAA
- a CDS encoding Uma2 family endonuclease, with translation MTVQLLRRKFTVEQYQKMLESGILTEDDRVELIRGEIIEMSPIGTKHAACVNRLINLLVQLLGKRVIVAAQNPVALNNNSQPQPDVALLKPRDDFYATAHPQPQDIFLLIEVSDSTVMYDREEKIPLYAEANIIEVWLVDINEQIVEVYQQSTAAGYQLMQKFAGGQSLSIKALSDVNITVNEILGR, from the coding sequence ATGACTGTGCAGTTATTAAGACGAAAATTCACGGTTGAGCAATATCAGAAAATGCTTGAGTCGGGGATTCTCACAGAAGATGACCGAGTGGAATTGATACGGGGAGAGATTATAGAGATGTCGCCTATTGGGACAAAACACGCGGCTTGTGTAAATCGCCTGATTAATCTGTTGGTGCAGTTGTTAGGTAAGCGCGTCATAGTTGCGGCTCAAAATCCAGTTGCATTAAACAATAACTCACAACCTCAGCCAGATGTAGCATTACTCAAACCCCGTGATGATTTTTACGCCACTGCACACCCCCAACCCCAGGATATTTTTTTATTAATTGAAGTATCTGATTCGACTGTGATGTATGACCGGGAAGAGAAAATTCCTTTATATGCAGAAGCAAACATAATTGAAGTTTGGTTAGTAGATATTAACGAGCAAATTGTGGAAGTTTATCAACAATCAACAGCCGCAGGATATCAGCTTATGCAAAAGTTCGCTGGCGGTCAAAGTTTATCAATTAAAGCCTTAAGCGATGTGAATATTACCGTCAATGAAATCCTTGGCAGATAA